gacagtgatgTCTTTACCTCATTAAGTCTGGGTCCTCCTCAATGTTGCTGACACATTCATGATTGCCAATAtcctttatcaaaaaataaataaatagttctgTTAAAATTCTACACAATGGACACAAATTTGGTAAAACACAAAGCAACTagatgaaaaaggaaatggacaGAAACTGTGAGGGGTAGGctaagacaaagacaaacctTGGCAACAGCAGGACCTGTTTTGCAGATCCACTTTTCCAACATCATGTTTCGGATTTTCAGGAGATCCACATTGTTGACTGTGGCTATCTCCTTAACCGCAGCGTGTATgtctgagacagagacaaatgaaaatcaagttaaAAAGACCCCACATTGTTGATGACGTGTTCCCAGTCATAAGCTGTGAAGCAGGATAGTGTAGTGTTATTAAGTAGATAATAATTTATAACTGACTGTAAAACAATTCAATGTCATGGAAAGCAGTACAAAGCAATATATATATTGCTTTGTACTGCtttgtactatatatatatatatatatatagtcttCAAGTGCTGACCTGGGCGTTCAGttcataagaaaataaaagccaatCTCATAGAGGAACCTTCATCTCCTTCAGCTTCTAAAGCAGGCTCCTGTATTGTTCTTACCGGGATAAGTTTGACCCCCCGAGTCTCTGTAGCGCTGCTCCACGCTGCTGTGCTCATACAGGGCCACGATGAGCTTGGCTGGCAGCCCAGTCAGTTTCAGATGCTCTGGGCTGTTCAGCTGGCTGGCTATCAACATGTTCTCAGTAGCCGAACGCTGGAACTGCATTTTCAGCTTGGAAAGAAAGGTCTCCCCTCTGGCCCGCGCTGCCTCCTGCTTGGGATCAGACGTgagcagatgaaaaacaaatcccaaaatgtataaaaaaaacatttgagatTTGGGGCATTTTTAAGTTTGATAAAGTATATTTCTCCAGGTGAAAAACACTGATACAGACCTCAAGGTTTGGATCTTTCAGCCATGCATCTCCAAGAGCCAAACAGAACCTAAGGGACTGAGTTTTCTCATAACCTGTAAAGAGCAGGAAATGAGTCAGTGTATACAGTGTATGTACAAACATCAATCAGTGTAGAGTAAGGACTAATCTGCAGGTCAGACCTGGTGGTAGTTCCTGGGTGATCTTGTGGGCTGTGGCAGCAGCCCACTCTAGGCTCTGGATGCAGTGGATGTACTTCATCATGGTCTTAGCCACCTTGAAAGTCTCcttgttgtaaccatgaccgtgaccttttttcctctgctctaaGAGTAGAGGTTTCATCTTCTTCTCAAACACATGGTTCGCTGCTGACATATATAACTTGTCAAGGCTCACCTGAAAAGAGACGGGAAGATTTGAATAACCTCGATAATGCCAAACTTTATGGATAGTTCTTTAACTTTTGTGATTTTACAGAGTAAGACCGCTTTTTAGATTACTGTAATGTACCTTCATCAGTTTGCTGATCAGAAGAAGTGTAGGGAAAGTCTCCTCACTGAGCTCAGGAGctaaacacagaaatgtttttttagtttcttcAGTCTtaacacatcaacaacacaaaaagTCCTAGATGGTAGGCACAGTCACAAGTGTTTAAAGTTTCATCTATCACCCACTTGATCAACTTAACTGTAGTCTGATTTACATGTGGTTAAAAATTATGTTATGAAATGATGTTAGGACCTAGAATGAATTAAGAATATTTCCTTCCTGTTAGGTTACACCTACCACCAACAAACAGCCAGTGCAGATCTAATAAAATCAGTCGAGTAATCATCATCAAGGTAATTTGAGTTTGTCAACAATAATACTgaagaatgaaaacaagaaaactaaCTCACAGATAATCTTCCAGAAATGTTTGGTCTGCAGAAGCAGGTGGAAGGGCAGTCTGCTGTTGGACAAGAGGTTTGGCAGGAGGCTGTTTTCAAGAAGATACGTGTTCTCCACGTCTGATGGAGGGGAGACGCGCTTATAGGATTTCAGGTGCTGAAGGAGGCCCATTGCCTATGCATTAAAAAGACATGATTGCAAGTCTGCAGAATACTTTTGAAAACAATGAACcatttaatgttaaatgtgccaatttattttttacctgaCTTATAGAAAAGCTGGTCACATTCTCATCTGCAGCTTGTATGATCTTCAGCACTACTTCAATCCTCTCGTAGTTGTAAGGGCTGAGCTGTATGAGAAAGGCATTTTGCAGGTTAAGTGAATAGTCAAACTTAAATTGTATTTGGGATAGAAACACCAAAAGAATTTGACACTACAACAGTTTCAGTGGTGTAGTTTAGACTTGCCATTGCTGTgctaaatacagtatttcagtgACTGGTTTGGCAAGTGAACTAAAAAAGCATGTGGAAATTGCTTTTTGATGTTTCCTTGAATCAATTGAATCAACCTTAACattgaaaccccccccccccaacccaatGCTCAAACCTTGAAAAAGGCAGCACAGAGACTGTCGGTGAGCTCGTTGGTGTTGTGTAACATCGGGATAATCTGCAGGACTCGCTCCAGTGCGTCTGCATGACACAGAGGCTGCACCTCTTCCGGTCCTGCACCCAGGTCACCTGcaccttcctcatcctcttggAGCAGCAGTAAGGTGGTAATGTACTGGTTGATCACACAGTCACGGTCTAAACCAAAGGTGCTGCAGATGTATGCAGAGGGTGACTTTTAGCACAGTCAGGACCCTATTTTATATTCGACATTGAAATAGACAAGATAGTGAGTGGCCGACCTGCAGTACTCGAGGATGATGTCTGGGGTGATCTTCCTGTTCTTCACTAGAACAGGGATCAGATTACGCTTCATCTCAGGCCGCTGACGGAACACTGGCTGGATGGATATCTGCAGCACAGCAGGGGTACAGATGTTAAATGTCAAGTCATGTGAGAGACACCAAATGCCTTTTGCCTTGGCCCTTGAGCTTAAGTGCTGCATTACCTCTAATTTGCCAAGCTTGATGCCCCACTCAGCATCAGTGATGACGGAAAGAAACTTCTTTTGCTCCTCTGCTTCATCGTACAAGCAGCAGAGATTGGCCCCGATCTTGGCcacagactgaaagaaaaaaaaagaaaagaaaaaataaatagaataaataaataaataaataaaaattcaaaacacaatTGCTGATTAGATTTGCTGAATATAATCTATCTATATAATCCATATAAAATGAATATAGATAGGGATGTACATAAACAGGTAGATGTTTATAAACTGTTTTCTTCGACAAATTGCGAGATGTTTGGTGATGTTTGATCTTAATACGCTTATGTTTATGATCTCAatcacaaaaggtcataaactGTGAATACGATATTTAGTGATTGAATGGTAATTTATTGCTGCAAGCAGGATTCAacaaatacaatacatacaacAAAAAGggttcacaataaaataaagaggaACAGTGATCATATGGCCTACCAAGATTTTGTCATAGTTTTGCCAGGTGTTGTCAATAACCTTCCACAGTATTTTGAAGACTTCTGCTTTGGAGAGAAGCGTACAGAGTCCAATCGCAAATTCATGATCGACCACTCTCCAGTTGAacacctgcagcacacagaAAATGGAGATACAGTTATTTATGCATTAAATCTGCTGCTACCCTCTCATGACAACGGACTCAGCAGACTCACCTTGTTCAAAAGGGCCACAGCCACAGCATTCACAGAGGATGTAGTCGTCTTTCGGAGATCATTCAGGCATATATTGTACTTCTTAAGCTCTTGGCTGTCATAAAGCTGagaaacaaacattacaaacataaaataatttaCTTAGTCTCACTGGCAAGTAGCTAAAGCTATAATGAGAGTATAATTGGTCCAGAAACACAAATGGCAGTGGCACTCACATACCACTGGACATGTTCCAGTCATACCTGCACACATAGCTTTATGTCCATTACATTAGAGGTGACATGCTGCAGGCAGCTGCCGTATGAGTTGACCAGCACTCTGAGGGCCAGCTCCAGCTGACTGCACTcttgtaacatctgtaacatgtTGGTCAGGGGGCCCAAGAGGGGCTGCAGGTAGTTTGAACCTACATGTGGGCCAAGCAAGACACAAGGTGAACTTTGAAAATTACAactttaagaagaaaaaaaagtatcttcTTAAATACTTACCATCCTCAAATGAGCAGTGTGACAGACAGGAACAGTCCAGTGGGTACAGTTTGGTATCTGCAACAATGGGAATAAATTAGCATAGCAGCTGATGATACCAACCAGCTGCAGAGTGCCTGTGGTGATGAAATCCTAGAGAGATGATAAATCTAAGAATCTTCCTACCCCCAGAAATAGGCAGCAGACAGTTGGTAATTTCATACTGAACAGGGAGCACGGACACTGGGTCCAGAACAATGCAATCTTCCTTAAAAACATCCTGGAAACTCCACTGAGAATATCGATCCTTTTCTGCCTCCAAGGTCAAATCCTGTGACATTACAcaattaaaacagagaaagagtaaaaaaaacaattaattatatataatgtaatttatttatttatgggaaaaatcacattaaatagGAAGTCTTTCACTGTAAATGCACAAACTTACACTTGAAAATTATGTCTGATATGgcataattaataataatggcTCTATGAGCTTTCACCTGGTAGATTTCTAGATATTAacttgtaaaatataaatagcGATTTAAATGTCTgcagacaaaaaacacatcaagtACAAACCAgatcaaaataaagtaaatgaagTGTCATTCTAtgtgaaaaagatgaaatactGACCTTGGCTATAAAGCCATAGTTGTCCGATAACTGACACTGATGATAGACATCCATAGCTATCCGAGTGCACTTGCAAAGCTCCAGACAGTCAAGGAGCAAATCTGTAacgttaataataataatgataattacaACAACTTTAGGAAATTTGCAACTTACAAATGATTTGAAGCAATAGTGAACAGACAGACTCAGAACCCACACAAGTTCTCATGAACTTTTTAGCCTAGATGCTGTTTCAACTGTCAAAAAGTGTTTTCACTCCCTTTTGTCCTGAACTCAGTCAGAATCTTCAACAAGACCAGATAAACTATTGCAAATAACTTGGAAAGAATGATTTTTGCTTGTTCTACAGCCATGCTGTTTGAGTTGTAGATAGTACTTTTTACTGTGCCTAAGATGAGACTGAAGACAAATTTCCAGTCTCGTTTtcacaacaaatgtttttttttttttactgtaagatccctgcaaataaacaaagaccAAAGGTATATAATCTAATAGCTGATTTGCATAACAGCTATGCCCACCAACAAGAAGGTTTTTGAACATTACTGATGTTTACACATGTTGTTTACCTGAGTGGCACACAGTGATGGCCTGGCAGGCCAGATCGTGGATGACTGCTGGCAAGTCCATGTTATTGGGAATCACCATGGGAACATCTGCCTCCAGCATCTGGCATAATGTCTTGGCAGCAGTGAACAAAACCTTCCCTGTGCTGTTGTTATAGTGGTGTTCATACAACTCactgaagacacaaaaaaaggaggaaaacaaaaatagaatTAAAAGATTACAACAGCAGGCCCCATCAGTTTCCTACCCCTATGTTCATACTCTCGGCAAAGCGTCCACACAAGCAAACCTGAGGATCTTGAGGGCCTTGTCCACCTTGCCCACTCCCAAAGCTCGCAGGGCCAAGTCAGACCAGAGCTCCTGTTCGCTGCGCTGCAGCTGTCTTCCTAGACGACGTAAGCCAGCTTCCGTGGAGATAGTCTTGGTCTTGCCATCTGGATCATTAGCCACAACTGGAGTTGTCATAGCCTTCCCCTTAGATGAAGTGCGGCCACGTGTGTTTTCATAGGCTGTGATGTGATGCTCCTGgatctgttttctgatgtttgaatCCTCATAGTTGGAGGGGGtgaagaaaacatcaaagtCCTCctgaagaaacagacaaaaaggcTACAGATCAATCACCAAAGAACAGATGGAAtgacattcaaaaacatttcgTAAATGAAGCTCACCTGTAGGTGGGCGATTGCCTTGAACATGATGAGGTTGTTCTCACACTCCAAGCTTTTAAGGGCATCGTCTGCAGAAGACATGAGACCTGGTATCACTCTTGGATGCTCAGGTGGACATTTATATCAATGTCTGCTGTTTTGATATCATTACAGGTGACACGAATAAAGAAAGGTTGATGTTCTGCTGCTACAGATTGCAAACTGCACTTTCCTGAAGCATCAAACACATGGAATACTGAGTCTATAGTCAGCTAAAGTCCTGGAGAGGTATTCATTGACTTGCTCACGACAACAACGaggcatagaaaaaaaaacattttgaaactcTGACACTTTGCTGCTCATGTTTTAGAACTGAGTAAAATGAAAACTTACGTTTTTGGATTATGTGCAGGTATTTCAGAACCTCCACCATCACCTGAGCTATGACCATCTGGTGCTTCTTGTGCTAGTGGAGTCAGACCATGAGAAAGTGAAAGTTCAGATGTACAAACTGATTTAATGAACAGTATGCTCACCATAATGCTGTTCCACTTTTTATGTTCAGAGCTTGAGATGGCAATTCattgatacacacacagcacaaccCGTTAAATTTCATGTATGATCTACTATCAGGCATATTCACACTGTGTATGCATCATGATGAAAACCCTGTTATATCACATCAGATATCTGTGAGTGGCAGCAGAGATGCAacattgaaatgtattttactgCAAAGCAAGAACTACCTTTGGTTTTCTAAAGCATCTTAAAGTACAACAACATATGACTTAAGTAGTCTTGAAATGTAATTCATAAAATTGATCCTTGAATTACAAGTACCTAAAACACAAATCAACTTTTATTTCAAGCACATCTCATgttccctctcctcacctcatCAGAGATGTGGACTTTGTCCTCCAGCTGCAGCCTAGCCCAGGATGTGAGACGCTCAACCACACACTCCGCCTCTACAGTGGACAGCCTCTTCAGGACAGTCATGCATTCCTCAGTCTGAAAGCAGCACAAAAGACTTCCTACCAACATGCCAAGAACGCAgaaaagcaaaatgcaaaactgaAATTTGGTGATTTCAAATTTCTGCATAGATTAGCAAACCTTGCTGTGGCCAATCAGCTGGATGAGATACAAGTAATTTATCTGCGAGGTTGGAAGTTTGTATGCCTCAGCTAGTGTCAGGGAGTCCTCTAAAGACATTGGCAAGTCTTGCTTCAGGATGTATCTGATCAGTGTCTGGGGGAGACACATAGGAATCAGAAAGTGTAGGTGGGCATAACAGAAGTCATGTGTCACATAATTGCTCACATTAAACTTACCATAATTTGAGTGCTGTTAGAGAGGTTGAAGTTGCGGATCCCGTAGCCCCTGAGGAGTTTCCTTATCTCCATCAGACGGTAGCTCTCCTTTAAAAGCTCTTGTCTGGAGGATCAATCAGGTAGAAGAGAATCATATAAAGGCTGCTGATGTTAATCAATGTTGTTACTAATGGTAATGATTTCAAGGTGAGGACAATGTAAACATACTTTGGTCCATCCATCTCTAGGTACTGCTGAACCAGTTTTTCCACCACATTACTCCAGGGTACTACAGCTTTCTGCATGATCTCCAGCACAGCGTCCACCATGAGCTGGCAGAATATACAATAATGTGAGATTTCACATCTCCAAGAtcaaattttactgtttttcaccatcttattttctgttttttccgcTGTTATCATGGCAGGTTGTCATTCAAATATTTGTGATCATCAACCTTGATTATGTTGTGAACTGTATCTAAGTGTAGCGCTATTACGAAACTTACATTAGTATCCGTGATGCAACCTAGTACAGCCACTGCTTTGGCTTCCCATTCCGTGAAAAGGGTTGTGGTCTGAGAACTGCAGCGCTCCAGCAGATCCTagtgaagaggagaaacaaaggGGCATTATAGTGCATTTGGAAAATTAAATGTTGACCCCCAACGGGTTTGGCTGTGGTGGAGTTTTACCTTAATGTACTGTAGAAGTAGCTCATCAAAAGGAATCTCATGCTCTTCAGCATACGGCAGGATGCTGTTTTCCACTGTGGCAGCGATCAGCTCTGGAGCCGGCACTTTGTCCAGCATGAGAAATGCAACACTCCGTACACTTCCCTTTCAAATTAACGGAGgaaaaaatttattaaaatagGAACAACAAAACACCACCCACTCAAAATGTACTAAGAATAAACATCATTCATATACGTGATAATCAACAACaatatgatgtgatttttggCAACAATGCCACAATACATTTAGAgagtttatttcatttgtttttttttttttgtaatcatCACTTTCATAATACAATTTTATACCTCTAGTCATCTACTGACATCTAGAGAAACAGATGAACATTGCTTTAAGTTTCTGCATAATTCTTTTCATTGCTATTTTATCCtctttttgtaaaaatatttaacCCTATAGTTAACTGTAGCCTGTAGCCCATAGGATGCATCAAGCTTGTTTGAAGCTTGggtgtaattaaaataattataatacatcACTAATAAAAGACAAACCTTCTCAaagactgaaagtgaaagtctGCAGTTGTATTTATGGTGGAGGTCCAGCAGTTGACGGAGGTTGGACACCAAGGACTTGAGGTTCTCCACCTCTTCTGCACTGTAATTATCAtccttataaaaaaaaaaaagatgaaaacaaagataGACCATATAAAGTCAGGATAATTACGTCCCATTACATGCTCACAGGTAGACATTATTGTAAAAGTTCACACTCTGAGTcatagaaaacagagaaaatgtggCTAACTTACAGATTTCATCCATGTCCATAAAGATGGCAGTCCAAGCACTGCCAAGTCCAACCCGTTCTGTGGCCAAGCACCCTGGAGAAAAATGTTACGTTATACAACtaattaaactaaataaaaaataaactaaccCTAAAAGTAATCTAAGATATATAATGAGTAGACTGTGGATCGCATTTCCcccaactttatttatttagcagtTAATATGATGTTACTCctgcttttttatttaccttttctGTTAGCTCCAGATTCCTTGCCCTCTGCTCTAGCCATCTCGCCAGGATTTTCTATGGACACATAGACAGAACTTTTACCACTGAAATTATAGCACAATATGGTGAAGATGAGAGTGTTTTATGATTGAGTGAATGTATCCTACCTGTCTTGTTGGAAGCACTCTTCTcacaaaaggaacaaaaactGTCCTAAACCAAGGACAGAGGTCTTGGGATGGCAGGTCCTCTGGGATGGCACTGAGCACATCTTCAAGCTTGCTCTCATCAAACACCGCTGCAAACTCTCCCTGTCACAAAAGCCAGCAGTAAACAACATCACAACTGACACCAACACTACGATATTTCTCACAcaaagcttgttttgtttggtcaTTTTCATTGAATTTATGCAAGAGTATTATCTTGCAATATTTCCTTAAGTCGCTGATATAGTATATGTACACTACAGTGATCATGAGATACTTTGTACATTCATTCTGGTGAATGGACTGAAGCCCTTCTGATTTAATTAAATCAGACTTGCTACCTCGTATCTGAGCCACAGGAGTTGTGCGCCCTTCATGTCTCCTTCTCTTAGGTGCGTCAGAATGTCTCCTAGGTTGTCAGTGCTGTTCAGAAACTCAATCCAGGCAATTCCACTATGGATGACAGAGTAACATACTCACACATTAATACATGTAATGGAGAAACCACAATATGGAAAAAGTTACTttataacacaaaaataaagtgcTGGAAACTGGACCTACTTGAAATTTTCCAGGCCGTGCAGACTACAGAACGTCGCCAGCCTGGCCAAGGCCTCTTGGATCTGTAAGGAGGAGTATCGTGTGGCAGCGTGGTTTAGCATCTTCTCCGCTGTGTCAAAGGTGGGCCATGGCGCTTTGAGGCAGTATTCCACCACATACTGCTCATCCTAAGCAACATAAGAAAATTAATCTGTTAGTAAGGCGTTGATACTTGATACCAATTTTAATTTGCTAAGACTCACTCAAAAACTTGTGTTTCATCAGCAGGTACAAGTACTCAACGAGGCTCCAAAACAGCATTGTTACACTCACTGTGATCTTCATTAGGTTGGTTTTGGCCTCGTCCACAAGTTCAGACCACACGTCCTGTCCATAACCACCCACCGATGCAGAGGCCAGCTGCTCCAGCACAAAGTCAAGCTTAACCTTGTAAACAAGCTGAACAAAAATAGGGCTGTTAGTTGTGTGTGGCTACAGTCAGTGTAGAAAATTACCACCAGCTGAACCACCATTTTAAAGTACTActtttgaagtatttttctacttttaaaTCATACTTCTCTGGTCAAATAGCAAACATCTTTCATTTTACTGCCCATTAAGGCCAAAGAACAAGAAGCCCACATCAGTCACATGAATTTCACAGCTCTTTACGAGAatgacagacaaacataaacTTACCTCTAAATCCAGCTCAAATGTGATGGCAAACTTTTCAGCCTCTTCAaacatgtgtttgtgaagaAGTCTGCTAAGTCTGGGAAGAAtagaaaagtaaagtaaattaGATTGTACTGACATGGTACACATTATGGTTGCACAAACTGCAACTACTGTAGAAAAGTGTCCAGGAATTAAAATGAGGTACCTGTTTTCAGGAAGCGCCTCTGTGAAGCATCTGACAACAACAGAAGATATAGGCTCTCCTCGACTacttgaacaaaacaaaacaaaaaaaacataatattataaaaCAATCACCTTGACACTCAAGTTGTATCTTAACATCATCGTAATCATGCAAAACCTTTCCTACCTTTCTGGGTTCTGACAAATCCCCTCAACCAAAAAAATTGTGTcctgaaaacagaagaaaaaataactgACTTAAATATGCAGCAACATTAAGAGTTAAGTGTTATGTTAAAAATCCATATAAACAATTTAAGGagtggtgattttttttttttaccatgtttatttttgtctgcaCAAGACAGGAGACTGAGGAGACATCCAGGGAGTAGCAAATAGTCATGGAGGGCAAAATTCGTATTTGCAGTGAGTTGatctaaaaaatgaaaaaccagCAAATGAAGTTCTGAATGGGACTTGAAATAATCACTTATTATACTTTCTTAAAAAGAAGGTGCACTACTACCTGGCTGCTGTCTTGCTTTGTCAGTGCAATCATCTTCATGCTGCCCTTGTCTTGGCTGTAATACAtacattaatttacattttcaacattgGTTAAAGGCAGCACAGCCCTCTGTATGttcacagctacagtatgtcataaaacaCTGATACATACGCCATCATGGAGGCGGAGCCACATTCTGTGGTGAGTTCAAAGTCATGAATGGCAAGGTCTGGCCAACAGTGGATCATGACAAGGAAATGCAGGTCCCAAAGACTCAGGACATCctgagacagaagaaaaacacaaagtaatcCATATGTAAACTTCAAATACTTAATGACTGAATAACATGCACTGGTATAACAAATAGCTCATGGTGAAATCACTGAGCTCACCTCAGTGTCAAGAAGATACAAGAGattctccaccaccaccatcttccTCACACCTTTGAAATTATCATAAGGAGATGTTACAATTCTTGCacaatatttctatttatttttttcttttacctgaTACCTTGTGTTTCTCTGGATTTTTTCCTACCCAAGCGCTTACCTGGAATTAAGTCACTGTTGACAGAGTGAGCAAGACACATCTTGGCCTGATGCGGGTCCATCATCCAGTGAGTCAAAACATTCTCTTTATCCCCCTGTGAAGATAATAATCTTCTGTCACTGCTTTATATAAGGAGTAATTATCAGTTCCAGAAAGGTTTTATATAGGGTtgaaaattaattcaaaacTTTGCCTTAATTTTGTGCTAAAGATTGGTTTCAAGTTCATCTTGAAAAGATACCTAGTTTGTGCGTTGCTCTACAGCAGCGCAACTGTTCTGAGAAACAGtaacaaaacagcaaatctAATCCTGCGAGAATCTAGATGCAAGTACTGTATGTGAACGCTTAATTTacaataaacatttcaaattcGCTGcttgtgattttttattttacagaaaaatgagaaatataaCAGCATAGTATGAGCAGGGACTAAAATAAAAGGAGCAATAAATATTTGTATCCTACTCCATTAGTAGAGTGTCTTATATTTTGTCCTTTAAATATGGTTTCAGTGACATGTAACCAATGTTCATGACTGCAGGttgtaataaattaataagACTTTTCTTACAGACACTCACCCCAATCATTAAGTGGATTTCATGG
This genomic window from Seriola aureovittata isolate HTS-2021-v1 ecotype China chromosome 5, ASM2101889v1, whole genome shotgun sequence contains:
- the kntc1 gene encoding kinetochore-associated protein 1 isoform X2, whose product is MGSLLLPVITKKAEYVKLHEMATWSDVELLTNEDTNTVRLGSVSREENCSGLYQVDTLVKISTPNEVQADPRLSASSGSNWSIVVADKTVILFDQSYQTILLLLHFETDVDAIDVCLEGQFLLVCERNGNLHLIYVPHKRILLTRPLVEKASSGDKKTYRSLIIKEDKASLGMYHVFLLIKDGFFHITNLALAKIETAIEKMDLGALKELQSLIKIDFCSTKDYHDEGCSTAVMFNQGHEIHLMIGGDKENVLTHWMMDPHQAKMCLAHSVNSDLIPGVRKMVVVENLLYLLDTEDVLSLWDLHFLVMIHCWPDLAIHDFELTTECGSASMMAQDKGSMKMIALTKQDSSQINSLQIRILPSMTICYSLDVSSVSCLVQTKINMDTIFLVEGICQNPESRGEPISSVVVRCFTEALPENRLSRLLHKHMFEEAEKFAITFELDLELVYKVKLDFVLEQLASASVGGYGQDVWSELVDEAKTNLMKITDEQYVVEYCLKAPWPTFDTAEKMLNHAATRYSSLQIQEALARLATFCSLHGLENFNGIAWIEFLNSTDNLGDILTHLREGDMKGAQLLWLRYEGEFAAVFDESKLEDVLSAIPEDLPSQDLCPWFRTVFVPFVRRVLPTRQKILARWLEQRARNLELTEKGAWPQNGLDLAVLGLPSLWTWMKSDDNYSAEEVENLKSLVSNLRQLLDLHHKYNCRLSLSVFEKGSVRSVAFLMLDKVPAPELIAATVENSILPYAEEHEIPFDELLLQYIKDLLERCSSQTTTLFTEWEAKAVAVLGCITDTNLMVDAVLEIMQKAVVPWSNVVEKLVQQYLEMDGPKQELLKESYRLMEIRKLLRGYGIRNFNLSNSTQIMTLIRYILKQDLPMSLEDSLTLAEAYKLPTSQINYLYLIQLIGHSKTEECMTVLKRLSTVEAECVVERLTSWARLQLEDKVHISDEHKKHQMVIAQVMVEVLKYLHIIQKHDALKSLECENNLIMFKAIAHLQEDFDVFFTPSNYEDSNIRKQIQEHHITAYENTRGRTSSKGKAMTTPVVANDPDGKTKTISTEAGLRRLGRQLQRSEQELWSDLALRALGVGKVDKALKILSELYEHHYNNSTGKVLFTAAKTLCQMLEADVPMVIPNNMDLPAVIHDLACQAITVCHSDLLLDCLELCKCTRIAMDVYHQCQLSDNYGFIAKDLTLEAEKDRYSQWSFQDVFKEDCIVLDPVSVLPVQYEITNCLLPISGDTKLYPLDCSCLSHCSFEDGSNYLQPLLGPLTNMLQMLQECSQLELALRVLVNSYGSCLQHVTSNVMDIKLCVQLYDSQELKKYNICLNDLRKTTTSSVNAVAVALLNKVFNWRVVDHEFAIGLCTLLSKAEVFKILWKVIDNTWQNYDKILSVAKIGANLCCLYDEAEEQKKFLSVITDAEWGIKLGKLEISIQPVFRQRPEMKRNLIPVLVKNRKITPDIILEYCSTFGLDRDCVINQYITTLLLLQEDEEGAGDLGAGPEEVQPLCHADALERVLQIIPMLHNTNELTDSLCAAFFKLSPYNYERIEVVLKIIQAADENVTSFSISQAMGLLQHLKSYKRVSPPSDVENTYLLENSLLPNLLSNSRLPFHLLLQTKHFWKIISPELSEETFPTLLLISKLMKVSLDKLYMSAANHVFEKKMKPLLLEQRKKGHGHGYNKETFKVAKTMMKYIHCIQSLEWAAATAHKITQELPPGYEKTQSLRFCLALGDAWLKDPNLEEAARARGETFLSKLKMQFQRSATENMLIASQLNSPEHLKLTGLPAKLIVALYEHSSVEQRYRDSGGQTYPDIHAAVKEIATVNNVDLLKIRNMMLEKWICKTGPAVAKDIGNHECVSNIEEDPDLMRVVYMLQSCPMDDAVRLLNPILSAETWPLSSSGPRLTFCHRTRALLCLVRLTDSDTLEARLQIPRTKIQYYLKCYMFVSQLEALNIPYTVQSFLSSPKEGLVKGLWKNHSHEPQAVRLVADLCLEYQVYDPQLWNSLLQKLLGFNLISDLQKVLEAVVGVPALWEIASFSRTWRSMILAPFVSASVPLSPDQQATLYRTFVLLIKCPFLLNLDLIGIANRFAQFNLPAFALGTLLLIPCADKKAQQIQGFLSVCNPVTVLEQVEDLMNTGELAGIPSQVRETVLTFISQNGQHQKLLKTKHFKYLKQFMVSSGQANQVKSLVDYLISQNCQDDADSLIHDYMKHREHQRGKTLTNRSPSPSCLKEFLNMENGVSG